TCAGAACTCGTAAAAAAAACAGAGACATTAATCAATGGCGTTTTGACAAAGGAGCTACAAAGATCTTTGAGGGGCATATCCGTAAACATACCCCTTTCTATGAAGAGATGCACCGGATGATAACTGAACTTTCAGATTGGTTTTTGCGTGATTCAAGCATTGTTTACGATTTGGGAACGTCAACTGGAGAAGGAATCCGTAGAATTTATGAAAGACATTCTGATAAAAAGTTAAAGTTTGTAGCTGTAGACAAATCAGAAGAGATGGTTAATAAGGCCAAGAATAATTTATCACAAGTCCCTAATGTTGAATTTCATGTTCATGATCTTAACAAAACCTTTACAATAAAAAATGCGAGTGTGGTTTTATCTATTCTAACGTTACAATTCTTGGAGCCAAACTCAAGACCTAGATTGCTGAAAGAGGTCTTTGATGGACTTGAGTTTGGAGGTGCCTTTATTCTCGTAGAAAAAGTACTGGGTAATACACCCAAATTTGATGAGATATGGACGGATCTTCACCACGATATGAAGCGTCGAAAAGGGTTAAATGATGAAGAAATAGCTATTAAGAGACAAAGCTTGAGGGGGATATTGCTTCCATACTCAT
This window of the Candidatus Bathyarchaeota archaeon genome carries:
- a CDS encoding methyltransferase domain-containing protein, with product MFSRIFRTRKKNRDINQWRFDKGATKIFEGHIRKHTPFYEEMHRMITELSDWFLRDSSIVYDLGTSTGEGIRRIYERHSDKKLKFVAVDKSEEMVNKAKNNLSQVPNVEFHVHDLNKTFTIKNASVVLSILTLQFLEPNSRPRLLKEVFDGLEFGGAFILVEKVLGNTPKFDEIWTDLHHDMKRRKGLNDEEIAIKRQSLRGILLPYSFGKNMQLINEAGFQDVDIFFKWYNWIGIVATK